In the Candidatus Aegiribacteria sp. genome, CAGCACATTCGGATGTCCGGGGGAAAGCATACATTATAGATTCGATAGATATGAGAGGTTAGATAAATGAGAATACTGGAAAAAATCGAGCCGAAAGAAGTCTGGTACTGGTTTGAGGAAATAAGCAGAATTCCCAGACCGTCAGGTGAAGAAGAAAGGATTGCTGATTTTCTTGTTGATTTTGCGAAGAAAAGGAATCTGGAATACAAACGGGACGATGAAAACAACGTTCTTATCCATGCTGAAGGCTCAGGCAGAGCAGCTGATCACCCCGGACTCGTTCTGCAGGCTCATGTCGATATAGTTCCGGAGAAAACGGATGAGAGTAATCACGATCATTCAAAAGATCCCATCGTTCCGGTAATTCAGGATGGCTGGGTCACTTCTCCTGATACTACTCTTGGAGCGGATAACGGGATCGGTGTTGCGCTTATGCTTGCGGTATTGGATTCCAGAGACATTTCCCATCCTCCATTGGAGTGTCTTTTTACAACCGACGAGGAGAGGGGGCTTACTGGAGCCGGGAACCTTAATCCGGAATGGATAAAGTTCAGGCGTTTAATAAACCTTGATTCGGAGGATGAGGGAGTATTTACTGTAGGATGTGCGGGTGGAATGGATTTCTGTCTGGAAATGCCCCTGGAACGATCCAAATCTGTTAGCTGTTACCGTCTTGAAGTTGCAGGACTAAAAGGCGGTCATTCCGGAATGGAAATAGATAAGAACCGTGGGAACGCGATCCGTTTTCTTGGACGGATTCTCAGAGATCTCTGTTTGAATTATAACTGCCGTATAGCTGGTATATCAGGAGGCACAAAGAGAAATGCAATACCACGGAATGCAGCCGCTCTTGTCCATTTCCCGAATGAAGAGCTTGATTCCGCAATTGAATATCTGAATCAGGTATCCGGGGAACTTGAACTTGAATTCATGGGCATCGAAAATGGAATTCAAGTCCGGATGGAACACGAGCCTCTTAAGGCTGAGCCGATAGATTATGCGACCGGTTTGAGAATTGCGGATTTGCTCCTTGTCCTTCCACATGGTATCGAAAAGATGAGCGGCGTGATAGACGGGCTTGTAGAAACATCGGTCAATCTTGCTATTATCTCCATGAGTGATGACATATTTACCGTTGAACTTACCGCAAGGAGTTCGCTTGCGACCGCGAAAATCGCCCTTGGAAATAAAAT is a window encoding:
- a CDS encoding aminoacyl-histidine dipeptidase is translated as MRILEKIEPKEVWYWFEEISRIPRPSGEEERIADFLVDFAKKRNLEYKRDDENNVLIHAEGSGRAADHPGLVLQAHVDIVPEKTDESNHDHSKDPIVPVIQDGWVTSPDTTLGADNGIGVALMLAVLDSRDISHPPLECLFTTDEERGLTGAGNLNPEWIKFRRLINLDSEDEGVFTVGCAGGMDFCLEMPLERSKSVSCYRLEVAGLKGGHSGMEIDKNRGNAIRFLGRILRDLCLNYNCRIAGISGGTKRNAIPRNAAALVHFPNEELDSAIEYLNQVSGELELEFMGIENGIQVRMEHEPLKAEPIDYATGLRIADLLLVLPHGIEKMSGVIDGLVETSVNLAIISMSDDIFTVELTARSSLATAKIALGNKIAAIARMAGCTFTTGGSYPGWMPDKNSELLKKLIEIYGEVSGEEPRIESIHAGLECGIIGDRVGGMDMISMGPDIRDVHIPGERVSISSLQRFWKFFVSMLETLD